A genomic segment from Mycoplasma sp. 1018B encodes:
- the arcC gene encoding carbamate kinase — protein MAKIVIALGGNALGNNPEEQKKLVQIPAQKVAELIKDGHQVLVGHGNGPQVGMIFNAFADAKKVNEKTPLVPFAEAGGMSQGYIGYHMVTAISNELTKAQISNKNVLYFLTQTIVDVNDPAFKNPTKPVGPFYLTKEEAELNNPNSTIIEDAGRGYRKVVPSPKPLDVVSMEGIKKAFNDGNVVIAGGGGGIPTIIKENNLLEGVDGVIDKDFALAKIASKVDANYFIILTAVEHVYVNYNTPEQKKLETITVSELEEYVKQNQFAAGSMLPKVQAAISFVKEHKDNVAIIALLDKVGEAINGTSGTRVING, from the coding sequence ATGGCTAAAATTGTTATTGCTTTAGGTGGAAATGCTTTAGGAAATAATCCTGAAGAACAAAAAAAATTAGTACAAATTCCAGCTCAAAAAGTAGCAGAATTAATTAAAGATGGCCACCAAGTTTTAGTAGGACATGGTAATGGTCCTCAAGTAGGTATGATTTTTAATGCTTTTGCTGATGCTAAAAAAGTAAATGAAAAAACTCCTTTAGTTCCATTTGCTGAAGCTGGCGGTATGAGTCAAGGATATATTGGATATCATATGGTTACTGCCATTTCAAACGAATTAACTAAAGCACAAATTAGTAATAAAAATGTTCTTTACTTTTTAACGCAAACTATAGTTGATGTTAATGATCCTGCTTTTAAAAATCCAACAAAACCAGTAGGTCCATTTTATTTAACTAAAGAAGAAGCAGAATTAAATAATCCTAATTCTACAATTATTGAAGATGCAGGAAGAGGATATCGTAAAGTAGTTCCTTCACCAAAACCTTTAGATGTTGTAAGTATGGAAGGAATTAAAAAAGCATTTAACGACGGCAATGTTGTTATTGCTGGTGGTGGTGGTGGAATACCAACTATCATTAAAGAAAACAATCTTTTAGAAGGAGTAGATGGAGTTATTGATAAAGATTTTGCATTAGCAAAAATTGCTTCTAAAGTAGATGCTAATTATTTTATTATTTTAACTGCTGTAGAACATGTTTATGTTAACTATAACACTCCTGAACAAAAGAAATTGGAAACAATTACCGTTAGCGAATTGGAAGAATATGTAAAACAAAATCAATTTGCTGCAGGTAGTATGTTACCAAAAGTACAAGCTGCTATTAGTTTTGTAAAAGAACATAAAGATAATGTAGCAATTATTGCTTTATTAGATAAAGTAGGTGAAGCAATTAATGGTACTTCGGGTACAAGAGTTATTAATGGTTAG
- the plsY gene encoding glycerol-3-phosphate 1-O-acyltransferase PlsY, producing the protein MIIFYNVLINLAFFIAGYLFIGSFNTSIILSYFFKKDDVRKYHSQNAGATNSLRTFGKRFALIVFIIDFLKVVLTVLIAALIVHNIINVYFPFQVFVSPQVAGFGVVVGHIFPIYFKFKGGKGVVCAASLILMINVIAFIIASIIFFSILVKRKIVSLASISVALVMLPMMYNPWFTQGILGFWINNVEHNDDIIKFLVSYWYVTPIIFTLTALLVIIMHHSNIKRLIKKEERTLNLNKE; encoded by the coding sequence ATGATTATTTTTTATAATGTCCTAATTAATTTAGCCTTTTTTATAGCTGGTTATTTATTCATTGGATCATTTAATACTTCAATTATTTTAAGTTATTTTTTCAAAAAAGATGATGTAAGAAAATACCATAGTCAAAATGCAGGAGCTACCAACAGTTTGAGAACGTTTGGTAAACGTTTTGCTTTAATTGTTTTTATAATTGATTTTCTTAAAGTAGTGTTAACTGTTTTAATAGCTGCTTTAATAGTACATAATATAATTAATGTTTATTTTCCTTTTCAAGTTTTTGTATCTCCTCAAGTAGCAGGATTTGGGGTTGTTGTTGGACATATTTTTCCTATTTATTTTAAATTTAAAGGCGGCAAAGGTGTTGTGTGTGCAGCGTCGTTAATTTTAATGATAAACGTTATTGCTTTCATTATTGCTTCAATAATTTTCTTTAGTATTTTAGTTAAAAGAAAAATAGTTTCATTAGCATCAATTAGTGTAGCATTAGTTATGTTGCCAATGATGTATAATCCTTGATTTACACAAGGAATTTTAGGATTTTGAATTAATAATGTAGAACATAATGATGATATTATTAAATTTTTAGTTTCTTATTGATATGTAACACCTATTATTTTTACTTTGACAGCACTTTTAGTCATAATAATGCATCATTCGAATATAAAAAGATTAATTAAAAAAGAAGAAAGAACATTAAATTTAAATAAAGAATAA
- a CDS encoding arginine deiminase family protein yields the protein MSKINVYSEIGVLKEVLVHTPGDEIRRIAPARLDELLFSAILEPNDAVKEHKSFLKILQDRGIKTIQLSDLVAETYVKYASEKEKEAFIEKWLDEATPALTNELRSKVKTFVLSKAGQPVEMVRTMMAGVSKQELNVESDIELIVDPMPNLYFTRDPFASAGNGISLNNMKYVVRKRETIFAEFIFSIHPSYKSTPHWFDRLDNGSIEGGDVFVYKKDTLVIGVSERTNKEAILTIAKHIQDNKEAKFKKIVAINVPPMPNLMHLDTWLTMVDKNKFLYSPNMLSVLKVWEIDLSKEIEMVETNKPLADVLESIIGEKPVLIPIAGENASQLDIDIETHFDGTNYLTIAPGVVVGYSRNRKTEEALRAAGVTVLSFDGNQLSLGMGSARCMSMPLVREDVE from the coding sequence GTGAGTAAAATCAACGTATATAGTGAAATTGGTGTATTAAAAGAAGTTTTAGTACACACCCCTGGAGACGAAATCAGGCGTATCGCACCTGCTCGTCTTGATGAATTATTATTCTCAGCTATTTTAGAACCAAATGATGCTGTTAAAGAACATAAAAGTTTTTTAAAAATCTTACAAGACCGTGGAATTAAAACAATTCAATTAAGTGATCTTGTGGCTGAAACATATGTTAAATATGCTTCAGAAAAAGAAAAAGAAGCTTTCATTGAAAAATGATTAGATGAAGCTACTCCAGCTTTAACAAATGAATTAAGAAGCAAAGTTAAAACATTTGTTTTATCAAAAGCTGGCCAACCAGTAGAAATGGTTAGAACAATGATGGCTGGTGTAAGTAAACAAGAATTAAATGTTGAATCAGACATTGAATTAATTGTTGATCCAATGCCTAACTTATACTTTACCCGTGATCCATTTGCATCAGCAGGTAATGGTATTTCATTAAACAATATGAAATATGTCGTTAGAAAAAGAGAAACAATTTTTGCTGAATTTATTTTTTCAATTCACCCTTCATATAAATCAACTCCTCATTGATTTGATCGTTTAGATAACGGAAGTATTGAAGGTGGAGATGTATTTGTTTATAAAAAAGACACCTTAGTAATAGGTGTTAGTGAAAGAACAAACAAAGAAGCTATACTTACAATTGCAAAACACATTCAAGACAACAAAGAAGCTAAATTTAAAAAAATCGTTGCTATCAATGTACCTCCAATGCCAAACTTGATGCACCTTGATACATGATTAACAATGGTGGATAAAAATAAATTCTTATATTCACCAAATATGTTATCAGTGCTTAAAGTTTGAGAAATTGATTTAAGCAAAGAAATAGAAATGGTAGAAACCAATAAACCATTAGCAGACGTTTTAGAAAGTATTATTGGTGAAAAACCTGTTCTTATTCCTATCGCTGGTGAAAATGCAAGTCAATTAGATATTGATATTGAAACACACTTTGATGGTACAAATTACTTAACAATAGCCCCTGGTGTTGTTGTAGGTTACTCAAGAAATAGAAAAACTGAAGAAGCTCTTAGAGCTGCAGGTGTAACTGTTTTATCATTTGATGGTAACCAATTATCTCTTGGTATGGGATCAGCAAGATGTATGTCAATGCCATTAGTAAGAGAAGATGTCGAATAG
- a CDS encoding nucleotidyltransferase — MIGIVVEYNPFHNGHIRQLNWIKEKFPNEKITIIMSYKYSQRGERIVLSYRKRKHLAKKYGVNKIIKLKFRETVQAAHIFAQNALKKLVKVKIDKLVFGSESNDCEEMFYLAKLIKNNQEQLNKKIKYYSKIEKLAYPKAYALALKDLSGKNYLQPNDILGFEYIKEIVNKNYRIKVYTIKRNIAFHSLEPQTNYASASYLRTLIQNNQTLNKYSPIKKIKYQDFNQKMYKKFQQNIQNKKYWNKIIKLNVINEGIENLLLKHVSEQDLNSFLNKTTSKRYTKSRILRIIAWIATKQWKKHYFL; from the coding sequence ATGATTGGAATAGTAGTAGAATATAATCCTTTTCATAACGGTCATATTAGACAATTAAATTGAATTAAAGAAAAATTTCCTAATGAAAAAATTACAATCATCATGAGCTATAAATATTCCCAGCGTGGAGAAAGAATAGTTCTATCATATAGAAAAAGAAAACATTTAGCTAAAAAATATGGTGTTAATAAAATAATTAAGCTTAAATTTAGAGAAACGGTTCAAGCAGCACATATTTTCGCTCAAAATGCACTTAAAAAATTAGTTAAAGTCAAAATTGATAAATTAGTTTTTGGTTCTGAAAGTAATGATTGTGAAGAAATGTTTTATTTAGCTAAATTAATCAAAAATAATCAAGAACAATTAAATAAAAAAATCAAATATTACTCAAAAATTGAAAAATTAGCATATCCTAAAGCTTATGCTTTGGCATTAAAAGATTTAAGTGGCAAAAATTATTTACAACCAAATGATATTTTAGGTTTTGAATACATTAAAGAAATTGTTAATAAAAATTATCGAATTAAAGTTTACACAATAAAGCGTAATATTGCTTTTCATTCTTTGGAACCTCAAACAAATTATGCTTCAGCTTCTTATTTGAGAACTTTAATACAAAATAATCAAACTTTAAATAAATATTCACCTATTAAAAAAATTAAATATCAAGATTTTAACCAAAAAATGTATAAAAAATTTCAACAAAATATTCAAAATAAAAAATATTGAAATAAAATAATTAAACTAAATGTTATAAATGAAGGTATAGAAAATTTACTTTTAAAACACGTGAGTGAACAAGATTTGAATTCTTTTTTAAACAAAACTACATCTAAGCGTTATACTAAATCACGCATATTAAGAATCATTGCTTGAATAGCTACTAAACAATGAAAAAAACATTATTTTTTATAA
- the argF gene encoding ornithine carbamoyltransferase, producing the protein MPINLLGRSLDSALNWTTEEVNYVLDLSLDLKRSKQQGLHVNSRPLVGKNIVILFQKDSTRTRCAFEVAAADLGASCTYIGPSGSNFGKKESIEDTAAVLGQMYDGIEFRGFKQSDVDALVKYSGVSVWNGLTDAEHPTQMFADYLTVKEFKGDLKGKKLVFAGDIKNNVARSLMIGAAFFGVHIVLCGPKAQWDIVQNGPEHKEVFEKVQELFKRNGGSVTFSDNKLEAAKDADAIYTDVWVSLGEPFELFEQRIQELGDFQVDMDMIKAAKEDVIFLHCLPAFHDDHTTFSKEIKETLGKKYPVVATGAMEVTDEVFQSKYNKSIQQAGNRMHTIKAIILATLGY; encoded by the coding sequence ATGCCTATTAATTTATTAGGTCGTAGTTTAGATTCTGCATTGAATTGAACTACTGAAGAAGTTAATTACGTTTTAGATTTATCATTAGATTTAAAAAGATCTAAACAACAAGGATTACACGTTAATTCTCGTCCACTTGTTGGTAAAAATATTGTTATTTTATTCCAAAAAGACTCAACAAGAACTCGTTGTGCTTTTGAAGTAGCAGCTGCTGATTTAGGTGCATCATGTACTTATATAGGTCCTTCAGGTTCAAATTTTGGTAAAAAAGAATCAATTGAAGATACTGCGGCAGTTTTAGGACAAATGTATGACGGTATTGAATTCCGTGGTTTTAAACAATCAGATGTCGATGCCTTAGTTAAATATTCAGGTGTTTCAGTATGAAATGGGTTAACTGATGCAGAACACCCAACACAAATGTTTGCTGATTATTTAACAGTTAAGGAATTCAAAGGCGATTTAAAAGGTAAAAAACTTGTTTTTGCTGGTGATATTAAAAATAACGTTGCTCGTTCATTAATGATTGGTGCAGCATTCTTTGGTGTTCACATTGTTCTTTGTGGTCCAAAAGCACAATGAGATATAGTACAAAATGGTCCAGAACACAAAGAAGTATTTGAAAAAGTTCAAGAATTATTTAAACGTAATGGTGGATCTGTTACTTTCTCAGACAATAAATTAGAAGCAGCTAAAGATGCTGATGCTATTTACACTGATGTTTGAGTATCATTAGGTGAACCATTTGAATTATTTGAACAACGTATTCAAGAATTAGGTGATTTCCAAGTTGACATGGATATGATTAAAGCTGCTAAAGAAGATGTAATTTTCTTACATTGCTTACCAGCCTTTCATGATGATCACACTACTTTCTCAAAAGAAATTAAAGAAACTTTAGGTAAAAAATATCCTGTTGTTGCAACTGGAGCTATGGAAGTTACTGATGAAGTTTTCCAATCAAAATACAATAAATCAATCCAACAAGCTGGAAACCGTATGCACACCATTAAAGCTATTATTTTAGCTACCTTAGGATATTAA
- the rplT gene encoding 50S ribosomal protein L20 encodes MMRVKGGTVTRARRKKWIKLAKGYFGHKSIGYKVAKQAVVKSWTYAFRDRKQVKRNFRKLWIARINAATRAEGLSYSRFINGLKRANIIVNRKMLSELAINEPNTFKLLINLAKEA; translated from the coding sequence ATAATGAGAGTAAAAGGTGGAACAGTTACAAGAGCAAGACGTAAAAAATGAATAAAATTAGCAAAAGGTTATTTTGGACATAAATCAATTGGTTATAAAGTAGCAAAACAAGCAGTAGTTAAATCATGAACTTATGCTTTTAGAGATAGAAAACAAGTTAAACGTAATTTTAGAAAACTTTGAATTGCTCGTATTAATGCAGCTACAAGAGCTGAGGGTTTAAGTTATTCTAGATTTATTAATGGTTTAAAAAGAGCTAACATTATTGTTAACCGTAAAATGCTTTCAGAACTTGCTATTAATGAACCAAATACATTTAAATTATTAATTAATTTAGCTAAAGAGGCTTAA
- the rpmI gene encoding 50S ribosomal protein L35, with product MKTKSALKKRIKVTGTGKVLREQAYRSHLAQNKTIKQKRHSRKRALMHASDLKRFKAMF from the coding sequence ATGAAAACTAAAAGTGCGTTAAAAAAACGTATTAAAGTTACAGGAACTGGTAAAGTTCTACGTGAACAAGCTTATCGTTCACATTTAGCCCAAAATAAGACTATTAAACAAAAACGTCATTCTCGTAAACGTGCTTTAATGCATGCTTCTGATCTAAAAAGATTTAAAGCTATGTTTTAA
- a CDS encoding nicotinate phosphoribosyltransferase, with the protein MKSIEKYIATYFLKTKAILEKYNPNNIIKLQFFQRHNQALLGGMNEVLELLEKYTDISKYQIKYLPEGTIISAKEIVLELEGKYQDFGIMEGLIDGILSRSTTIATNAYECVQAAKGKPIIFMGDRMDHFLMQERDGDAIRLAGVNIMSTDAQNLPNSQLEPFGSYPHALIQNFNGDIKAVTKAYYEMFPQENVISLIDYHNDVIRDARLSYEAIGDKLWGVRVDTSASMKDHMFDNEEDNPKFYGVNVEQIKRLRKALDQMGANNVKITVSSGFTPEKIKEFEDNNTPVDFYGVGQFIFQPRCYFSADATVLNGQNQAKEGRQYQNNSRLIRYSK; encoded by the coding sequence ATGAAATCAATAGAAAAATATATTGCAACTTACTTTTTAAAAACTAAAGCTATTTTAGAAAAATATAATCCTAATAATATTATAAAATTGCAATTTTTCCAAAGACACAATCAAGCACTTCTTGGTGGTATGAATGAAGTTTTAGAATTATTAGAAAAATATACTGACATTTCAAAATATCAAATCAAATATTTGCCTGAGGGCACAATAATAAGTGCTAAAGAAATTGTTTTAGAATTAGAAGGCAAATATCAGGATTTTGGTATTATGGAAGGTTTGATTGATGGAATTTTATCACGTTCAACAACTATAGCAACTAATGCGTATGAGTGTGTTCAAGCGGCAAAAGGTAAACCAATAATTTTTATGGGTGATAGAATGGATCATTTTTTAATGCAAGAAAGAGATGGCGATGCTATAAGATTGGCAGGTGTAAATATTATGTCAACTGATGCTCAAAATTTACCAAATAGTCAGTTGGAACCTTTTGGTTCATATCCTCATGCGTTAATTCAAAATTTTAATGGTGATATTAAAGCTGTAACTAAAGCTTATTATGAGATGTTTCCTCAAGAAAATGTTATTTCTTTAATTGATTATCATAATGATGTAATTAGAGATGCTAGATTATCTTATGAAGCTATAGGAGATAAACTTTGAGGAGTGAGAGTAGATACATCCGCTTCTATGAAAGATCATATGTTTGATAATGAAGAAGATAATCCTAAGTTTTATGGAGTTAATGTTGAACAAATAAAAAGATTAAGAAAAGCTTTGGATCAAATGGGAGCCAATAATGTTAAAATAACTGTTTCTTCTGGTTTTACTCCTGAAAAAATCAAAGAATTTGAAGATAATAACACTCCAGTAGATTTTTATGGTGTGGGTCAATTTATTTTTCAACCACGTTGTTATTTTTCCGCTGATGCAACGGTTTTAAATGGTCAAAATCAAGCTAAAGAAGGACGTCAATATCAAAACAATTCAAGATTAATTAGATATAGCAAATAA
- the infC gene encoding translation initiation factor IF-3 has protein sequence MINENIPFEKVFVIGENGEKIGVSNTLEAIEKAKEKKLDLVLISVDPKPIVRMLDYGKFKYERKKKEKANKEKQTFVQNRQIRLTPMIGDNDLKVKAKKAREFLLEGDRIKVSLKFRGRELARKELGEEKLNQFYALLEDISDITKEATLVNERFLDLYLQPNKTKISKYKKENNLVDKSTTKDKVRVD, from the coding sequence ATGATTAATGAAAATATTCCTTTTGAGAAAGTTTTTGTAATTGGTGAAAATGGTGAAAAAATTGGTGTATCTAACACATTAGAAGCTATTGAAAAAGCAAAAGAAAAAAAATTAGATTTAGTTTTAATAAGTGTAGATCCTAAACCTATTGTTCGTATGTTAGATTATGGAAAATTTAAATACGAACGTAAAAAGAAAGAAAAAGCTAATAAAGAAAAACAAACTTTTGTACAAAACCGCCAAATTAGATTAACACCTATGATAGGTGATAATGATTTAAAAGTTAAAGCTAAAAAAGCTCGTGAGTTTCTTTTAGAAGGCGATAGAATTAAAGTTAGTTTAAAATTCAGAGGTAGAGAATTAGCAAGAAAAGAATTAGGTGAAGAAAAATTGAACCAATTCTATGCATTACTTGAAGATATTTCAGACATTACCAAAGAAGCAACATTAGTTAATGAAAGATTTTTAGATCTATATTTGCAACCTAATAAAACTAAAATAAGCAAATACAAAAAAGAAAATAACTTAGTAGATAAATCAACTACAAAAGATAAAGTTAGAGTTGATTAA
- a CDS encoding MFS transporter, translating into MKKSFNFNLFKYVSAVGISLIGSEAFKISSAIYIYKISGDFWLVTLLYLLIQLPSIIIYIFSNKLVKILKDKIALLLTDILSAFFLFIVFIISIWFLTSNIFSIILIVLSTILGTIHSYRFIHLKNILYYLATDEKTLKSFNIGNSLATSIGFVLSPLMSFYLYNYLQFYWLIVFNIITYLISGILYWSLKLNINSIEFSKKTISQDNKKTKLSSWIFIFSFSILIGILLYPRQAGLIQFFAYIKDYNYNEWSFWFTLTMSISGLIATTLLMILNHFNKSKIKLHILMIVMLILASSWIFIEKLTTSSYVIFTYYFLINTIQQFIFSITLPTFYSESYKLFNKKDFHKQNGWSLATRVIVSNLLIILFTFFNNEFSYYWAYLSYSLIILILSILIITTSLIIFKTNNINKFYSSKKTFNDYEEYTKKGLWNSEKNIIKKYFSDNTKELKIYDIGCGLGRTTFELKKMFPNSKIEAIDINKKFINTCKKRNFDNSILFKHKNIIDKINEKEKYDFILFSFNGLTNILEEQKIRMALNNIYNLLKKNGKFIFTIHDMFSTEEYKNYWLEKVKVYDLELFSEQKVLSNKENDIWVKNRFYTQEDMKKILSDEFNFKILEVSKRDEKLEEEWVKKLSKPLLFYVAQK; encoded by the coding sequence ATGAAGAAATCCTTTAATTTTAATCTTTTTAAATATGTTTCGGCAGTAGGAATATCATTAATCGGTTCTGAAGCATTCAAAATTTCTTCAGCAATTTATATATATAAAATATCTGGGGATTTTTGATTGGTTACTTTATTATATTTATTAATTCAATTGCCATCAATAATTATTTATATTTTTTCAAATAAATTAGTAAAAATTCTTAAAGATAAAATCGCATTATTATTAACTGATATTTTAAGTGCTTTTTTTCTATTTATAGTATTTATTATTTCTATTTGATTTTTAACTTCTAACATCTTTTCAATTATATTAATTGTTTTATCAACTATACTGGGAACCATACATTCTTATCGTTTTATTCATTTAAAAAATATTTTATATTATTTAGCTACAGATGAAAAAACTTTAAAATCTTTTAATATTGGTAATTCTCTTGCTACATCAATAGGTTTTGTTCTTTCGCCTTTAATGTCATTTTATTTATATAATTATTTACAATTTTATTGACTGATAGTTTTTAATATTATTACTTATTTAATATCTGGTATATTGTATTGAAGTTTAAAACTTAATATAAATTCAATTGAATTTTCTAAAAAAACTATTTCACAAGATAATAAAAAAACTAAATTATCAAGCTGAATATTTATTTTTTCTTTTTCTATTTTAATTGGTATATTACTTTATCCTAGACAAGCGGGATTAATACAATTTTTCGCATATATTAAAGATTATAACTATAATGAATGATCTTTTTGATTCACATTAACTATGTCAATAAGTGGTTTAATAGCTACTACTTTATTAATGATATTAAATCATTTTAATAAATCTAAAATAAAATTACATATACTAATGATAGTAATGCTTATTTTAGCTAGTTCATGAATTTTTATAGAAAAATTAACAACTTCTTCTTATGTTATTTTCACATATTATTTTTTGATCAACACTATTCAACAGTTTATTTTTAGTATCACATTACCAACCTTTTATTCTGAATCATACAAACTATTTAATAAAAAAGATTTTCATAAGCAAAATGGTTGATCACTAGCTACTAGAGTTATAGTTTCTAATTTACTTATAATTTTATTTACATTTTTTAACAATGAATTTAGTTATTATTGAGCATATTTAAGTTATTCGCTTATTATATTAATATTGTCAATACTTATAATTACAACTTCATTAATTATTTTTAAAACAAATAATATTAATAAATTTTATTCTTCTAAAAAAACTTTTAATGATTATGAAGAATATACAAAAAAAGGTCTTTGAAATTCAGAAAAAAATATAATCAAAAAATATTTTTCTGATAATACAAAAGAATTAAAAATATACGATATTGGATGTGGACTAGGGAGAACTACTTTTGAATTAAAAAAAATGTTCCCTAATTCTAAAATTGAAGCAATTGACATAAATAAAAAATTTATTAATACTTGCAAAAAAAGAAATTTTGATAATTCTATATTATTTAAGCATAAAAATATAATAGATAAAATTAATGAAAAAGAAAAATATGATTTTATTTTGTTTTCTTTTAATGGTTTGACAAATATTCTTGAAGAACAAAAAATAAGAATGGCTTTAAATAATATTTATAACTTGTTAAAAAAGAATGGGAAATTCATTTTTACTATACATGATATGTTTTCTACTGAAGAATACAAAAATTATTGATTAGAAAAAGTAAAAGTTTATGACTTAGAGTTATTTTCTGAACAAAAAGTTCTATCAAATAAAGAAAACGATATATGAGTAAAAAATAGATTTTACACACAAGAAGATATGAAAAAAATATTATCGGATGAATTTAATTTTAAAATTTTGGAAGTATCAAAAAGAGATGAAAAATTAGAAGAAGAATGAGTTAAAAAATTATCCAAACCTTTATTATTTTATGTTGCACAAAAATAG
- a CDS encoding APC family permease → MSNNKETKSISEMSSSKKISFFSAMFIVIGGSIGAGIFFKSESVLKGSQGSLALAIFSWIIGSFAVIAMALALIEIASVKNDNLSLISWTKIFNGKVIYNATKNFMVYVYLPLTYFFMPLYVILSLQDGIGALINQDAFIFGTQADWVIWTIISLAMSAYFLIVPSLWSKVGNIQNQIVTYIKFIPLAFVAIIGFVLKGTVETSQISVGIAESAAQTIATGGKLGSVYGTGAGIGIFLSVSAIFFAYDGFYVAAGISSEMKEPKKTPLALFLGLAITTAIYLVIAISMSINGGDFFGMRDSMAALFSGGANANEAAKETGQLVARIIFGIMNIGIAIGVLGILNGFSMWAPRYVEDLIAQGELPYWEKYHKKLNPNFPVVGVIYSLIITVPIVILFTIIGALGYSLTNSAYEIYSNDTMKTMGKLYSFADLMANWTALFTFGFIGFAIYGALKNKKTNKIEIPQKVKFFKLWAVSAIILILLSLAVTMLVPIIDLILLGDFSETAYLAANTGKTASDAKEFFQTELISRIMLVIVLGIFIALCFAPSAIQDAINKKKYGSLAKFDEHRTKVLGIEV, encoded by the coding sequence ATGAGTAACAACAAAGAAACTAAATCTATTTCTGAAATGTCAAGCTCAAAGAAAATTTCTTTCTTTAGTGCTATGTTCATTGTTATTGGTGGATCAATTGGTGCTGGTATTTTCTTCAAATCTGAAAGCGTTCTTAAAGGTTCACAAGGCAGTTTAGCTTTAGCTATTTTCTCATGAATTATAGGCTCATTTGCTGTTATAGCTATGGCCTTAGCTTTAATTGAAATAGCTAGTGTTAAAAATGACAACTTATCACTTATAAGTTGAACAAAAATTTTTAATGGTAAAGTAATATACAACGCAACCAAAAACTTTATGGTATATGTATACTTACCATTAACATACTTTTTCATGCCACTTTACGTTATTTTATCGTTACAAGATGGTATTGGTGCTCTTATTAATCAAGATGCATTTATTTTTGGCACACAAGCTGATTGAGTAATTTGAACAATTATTTCATTAGCAATGTCAGCTTATTTCTTAATTGTGCCTTCATTATGATCAAAAGTAGGTAACATTCAAAATCAAATCGTTACATATATTAAATTCATTCCTTTAGCATTTGTTGCTATTATAGGTTTTGTATTAAAAGGTACAGTTGAAACTAGTCAAATTTCAGTAGGTATTGCTGAAAGTGCTGCACAAACTATCGCTACTGGAGGTAAACTAGGTAGCGTTTACGGCACAGGTGCAGGAATTGGTATTTTCTTATCAGTAAGTGCTATTTTCTTTGCATATGATGGTTTTTATGTTGCAGCTGGTATTTCTTCAGAAATGAAAGAACCTAAAAAAACTCCATTGGCTTTATTCTTAGGTTTAGCAATAACAACTGCGATTTACTTAGTAATTGCAATTTCTATGTCAATTAATGGCGGTGACTTCTTTGGTATGAGAGATTCAATGGCTGCATTATTCTCAGGCGGAGCAAACGCAAATGAAGCAGCTAAAGAAACAGGACAATTAGTTGCTAGAATCATTTTTGGTATTATGAACATTGGTATTGCTATAGGTGTTCTAGGTATACTAAATGGTTTTTCAATGTGAGCTCCTCGTTATGTAGAAGACTTAATTGCACAAGGCGAATTGCCTTATTGAGAAAAATATCATAAAAAACTTAACCCTAACTTCCCAGTTGTAGGTGTTATTTACTCTCTTATAATTACAGTTCCTATTGTTATATTATTTACAATAATTGGTGCTTTAGGATATTCATTAACAAATTCAGCATATGAAATTTATAGTAATGATACTATGAAAACTATGGGTAAATTATATTCATTTGCTGATTTAATGGCGAACTGAACAGCATTATTTACTTTTGGATTTATTGGTTTTGCTATTTATGGTGCTCTTAAAAACAAGAAAACTAATAAAATAGAAATACCGCAAAAAGTTAAATTCTTTAAATTATGAGCCGTTAGTGCTATTATATTAATTTTACTTTCATTAGCTGTTACTATGTTAGTTCCTATTATCGACTTAATTTTATTAGGCGATTTCAGTGAAACAGCATATTTAGCTGCTAATACGGGTAAAACAGCTTCAGATGCTAAAGAATTTTTCCAAACTGAACTTATTTCACGTATTATGCTTGTTATTGTTTTAGGTATTTTTATTGCTTTATGTTTTGCTCCTTCAGCAATTCAAGATGCAATCAACAAGAAAAAATACGGTTCATTAGCTAAATTCGATGAACACAGAACAAAAGTTTTAGGTATTGAAGTTTAA